In Agromyces sp. G08B096, a genomic segment contains:
- a CDS encoding serine/threonine-protein kinase — MARRMTATPPVLAGYAYVRPLGAGGFADVFLYEQDMPRRLAAVKVLLADALDPEVRRAFNAEADVSARLSAHPAIVTIYQASVSADGRPYLAMEYCPDTMGARAKRQPLSLPEALDTGVRLAGALETAHRSGLLHRDIKPSNVLVNALGAPVLADFGIAAARAAEAGEAEVFAMSVPWSAPEVLKEEVSGSVAAEVWSLGATLYTLLAGRSPFEVADRSRNTREQLTRRIVKAGYTPLPIPGMPAQVDQLLSTAMARDPQKRYPSMAAFAERLRQVQAELGLPPTPFEVISPEWAGAAPVRFSDSSFRGPVVTTVQPDSRRATRLSKRIEPGSTDRDGLPVAASRRSLGGVAAGLIGAGVAVTLVVGGFIVARVLGVI; from the coding sequence GTGGCGAGACGGATGACGGCGACGCCGCCCGTGCTCGCCGGCTACGCCTACGTGCGGCCGCTCGGCGCCGGCGGCTTCGCCGATGTCTTCCTCTACGAGCAGGACATGCCCCGCCGCCTCGCCGCCGTGAAGGTGCTGCTCGCCGACGCGCTCGACCCCGAGGTGCGGCGCGCGTTCAACGCCGAGGCGGATGTCTCGGCCCGGCTCTCGGCGCATCCGGCCATCGTCACCATCTACCAGGCATCGGTCTCGGCCGACGGCCGGCCGTACCTCGCCATGGAGTACTGCCCCGACACCATGGGCGCGCGCGCGAAGCGGCAGCCGCTGTCGCTGCCCGAGGCGCTCGACACCGGGGTGCGCCTCGCGGGAGCCCTCGAGACGGCGCACCGCTCGGGCCTCCTCCACCGCGACATCAAGCCCTCGAACGTGCTCGTCAACGCGCTCGGCGCCCCCGTGCTCGCCGACTTCGGCATCGCCGCGGCCCGGGCCGCGGAAGCCGGCGAGGCGGAGGTCTTCGCCATGAGCGTGCCGTGGAGCGCGCCCGAGGTGCTGAAGGAAGAGGTGTCGGGCTCGGTCGCCGCCGAGGTGTGGAGCCTCGGCGCGACGCTCTACACCCTGCTCGCCGGGCGCAGCCCCTTCGAGGTCGCCGACCGGTCGCGGAACACGCGCGAGCAGCTCACCCGCCGCATCGTCAAGGCGGGGTACACGCCCCTGCCCATCCCCGGCATGCCGGCCCAGGTCGACCAGCTCCTGTCGACCGCGATGGCGCGCGACCCGCAGAAGCGCTACCCGAGCATGGCCGCGTTCGCCGAGCGGCTCCGCCAGGTGCAGGCAGAGCTCGGCCTCCCGCCGACGCCGTTCGAGGTCATCTCGCCCGAGTGGGCCGGCGCGGCCCCCGTGCGCTTCTCCGACTCCTCGTTCCGCGGGCCCGTCGTCACCACCGTGCAGCCCGACTCCCGGCGGGCGACCCGGCTCTCCAAGCGCATCGAGCCCGGCAGCACCGACCGCGACGGCCTGCCGGTCGCCGCGAGCCGCCGGAGCCTCGGCGGCGTGGCCGCCGGTCTCATCGGCGCCGGCGTCGCGGTCACGCTCGTCGTCGGCGGGTTCATCGTGGCCCGCGTGCTCGGGGTCATCTGA
- a CDS encoding N-acetyltransferase encodes MSDLLIRAADPADVPALADLAAETFPLACPPHTTPEAVADFIARTFQPAHFEGYLADPDRAVLVAVDAEGTLVGYAMLVSGEPADADAAAAVTARPAIELSKFYTRRATHGAGVAAPLMTAALDVAAATGAAVCWLGVNEENERAIRFYRKRGFEVVGRKHFTVGDRVEDDFVLERPLA; translated from the coding sequence GTGTCCGACCTGCTGATCCGTGCCGCCGACCCGGCGGACGTGCCCGCGCTCGCCGATCTCGCGGCCGAGACGTTCCCGCTCGCGTGCCCGCCGCACACGACGCCGGAGGCGGTGGCCGACTTCATCGCGCGCACCTTCCAGCCTGCGCACTTCGAGGGCTACCTCGCCGACCCCGATCGCGCCGTGCTCGTCGCCGTCGACGCCGAGGGCACGCTCGTCGGGTACGCGATGCTCGTCTCCGGGGAGCCCGCCGACGCCGACGCCGCGGCGGCGGTGACCGCGCGGCCGGCCATCGAGCTCAGCAAGTTCTACACGCGGCGAGCGACGCACGGCGCCGGCGTGGCCGCGCCGCTCATGACGGCCGCCCTCGACGTCGCCGCGGCGACCGGGGCCGCGGTCTGCTGGCTCGGCGTCAACGAGGAGAACGAGCGCGCGATCCGCTTCTACCGCAAGCGCGGCTTCGAGGTCGTCGGCCGCAAGCACTTCACCGTGGGCGACCGCGTCGAGGACGACTTCGTGCTGGAGCGGCCGCTCGCCTGA